One Amorphoplanes digitatis genomic window carries:
- a CDS encoding putative bifunctional diguanylate cyclase/phosphodiesterase: protein MGMLATQRLTEFLSAVADRPDGPAAQLAAVECAARALDAETAALVIDGRVVSTIGVLADQLRPAALAEVGAGRRGTLTLGGTGYAAIGAPIGGETPGVLVLGRTGQDFTDEDVCLLRAMARVLELSLRALKVIESERRQVQENDRLVDSLQERQRLFEHLTRIQRLIARRAPLQEILDAITCSAAELLGLETASLNLLERDDPSVGSMVSNVGFAPDILPKMKRVPLRSAGVAGLAVLGDELVMVEDYAASPIAIPAVVSSGMRAVMAVPVHENGEVVGCLTVGTHVAPRSWDKAAQDVLRAFAEHVSLALTDARTLEAMNEAFHDSLTGLASRALFQARLERAFVAAEQGDHGISMLFVDLDRFKVVNDSLGHAAGDQLLVEVAERITACLGPDDTAARLGGDEFAVLLAPSAGTDESVALAGRILEATREPFDLGGKETFVSCSIGVAHTAAGAREAQELMVAADLAMYQAKKQGKDRLEVFEPALQAAFQASLQMEADLRRAVIRHEFELRYQPIVQLKTGEITGLEALVRWQHPDRGIIPPLDFIPMAEETSMIVPIGEWVLREACRQAARWNARRDGKQPLTVSVNISAVQLDQTDLPRVVAAALASSGLPAACLVIELTESLLVHHRVSTLQQLEEIKDLGVRLAIDDFGTGYSSLAYLRRFPVDIIKIDKSFVDDVGDVPAAAALTLGIIQLGQALNLSTIAEGIEDAGQLSELTDGNCELGQGYYFAEPLNDKALGELLFPGS, encoded by the coding sequence ATGGGCATGCTCGCAACACAGCGATTGACGGAGTTCCTCTCCGCGGTCGCTGACCGGCCGGACGGGCCGGCCGCACAGTTGGCGGCAGTGGAATGCGCGGCGCGCGCTCTCGACGCCGAGACCGCCGCGCTGGTCATCGACGGGCGCGTGGTCTCCACCATCGGCGTGCTCGCCGACCAGCTCCGGCCCGCCGCGCTGGCGGAGGTCGGCGCCGGTCGCCGCGGCACGCTGACGCTGGGCGGCACCGGGTACGCGGCCATCGGCGCCCCGATCGGCGGCGAGACGCCCGGCGTGCTGGTGCTCGGCCGCACCGGCCAGGACTTCACCGACGAGGACGTCTGCCTGCTACGCGCCATGGCCCGCGTGCTCGAACTGAGCCTGCGCGCCCTGAAGGTCATCGAGAGCGAGCGCCGCCAGGTGCAGGAGAACGACCGCCTGGTCGACTCGCTCCAGGAACGGCAGCGGCTCTTCGAGCACCTCACCCGGATCCAGCGGCTGATCGCCCGCCGCGCACCGCTGCAAGAGATCCTGGACGCCATCACCTGCAGCGCCGCCGAACTGCTCGGCCTGGAGACGGCTTCGCTGAACCTGCTGGAGCGCGACGACCCGTCGGTCGGCAGCATGGTCTCCAACGTGGGCTTCGCCCCCGACATCCTGCCGAAGATGAAGCGCGTGCCGCTGCGGTCGGCCGGCGTGGCGGGCCTCGCCGTGCTGGGCGACGAACTGGTCATGGTGGAGGACTACGCGGCCTCGCCGATCGCGATCCCGGCGGTCGTCAGCTCCGGCATGCGGGCCGTGATGGCCGTACCCGTGCACGAGAACGGCGAGGTCGTCGGCTGCCTGACGGTCGGAACGCACGTCGCGCCGCGCTCGTGGGACAAGGCGGCACAGGACGTGCTCCGCGCGTTCGCCGAGCACGTCAGCTTGGCGCTGACCGACGCGCGGACCCTCGAGGCGATGAACGAGGCGTTCCACGACTCGCTGACCGGACTGGCCAGCCGCGCCCTGTTCCAGGCCCGGCTGGAGCGGGCGTTCGTCGCGGCGGAGCAGGGCGACCACGGCATCTCGATGCTCTTCGTCGACCTGGACCGCTTCAAGGTGGTCAACGACTCGCTCGGCCACGCGGCGGGCGACCAGCTGCTGGTCGAGGTCGCCGAGCGCATCACGGCCTGCCTTGGCCCCGACGACACGGCGGCACGCCTGGGCGGCGACGAGTTCGCGGTGCTGCTGGCGCCCTCGGCCGGTACGGACGAGTCCGTCGCGCTGGCGGGCCGGATCCTCGAGGCGACCCGCGAGCCGTTCGACCTCGGCGGCAAGGAGACGTTCGTCAGTTGCAGCATCGGCGTCGCGCACACGGCGGCCGGCGCCCGGGAGGCGCAGGAGCTGATGGTCGCCGCGGACCTGGCGATGTACCAGGCGAAGAAGCAGGGCAAGGACCGCCTTGAGGTCTTCGAACCGGCGCTACAGGCCGCCTTCCAGGCCAGCCTCCAGATGGAGGCCGACCTGCGCCGGGCGGTGATCCGGCACGAGTTCGAGCTGCGCTACCAGCCGATCGTGCAGCTGAAGACCGGCGAGATCACCGGCCTGGAGGCGCTGGTCCGCTGGCAGCACCCGGACCGGGGCATCATCCCGCCGCTGGACTTCATCCCGATGGCCGAGGAAACCAGCATGATCGTCCCGATCGGCGAGTGGGTGCTGCGCGAGGCCTGCCGCCAGGCGGCGCGGTGGAACGCCCGCCGGGACGGCAAGCAGCCGCTGACCGTGAGCGTCAACATCTCGGCGGTCCAGCTGGACCAGACGGACCTGCCCCGGGTGGTGGCGGCGGCGCTGGCGAGCAGCGGCCTGCCCGCGGCCTGCCTGGTGATCGAGCTGACCGAGTCCCTGCTGGTGCACCACCGGGTCTCGACGCTCCAGCAGCTCGAAGAGATCAAGGACCTGGGCGTCCGGCTGGCGATCGACGACTTCGGCACCGGCTACTCGAGCCTGGCGTACCTGCGCCGCTTCCCGGTCGACATCATCAAGATCGACAAGTCCTTCGTCGACGACGTCGGCGACGTGCCGGCGGCCGCGGCGCTGACGCTGGGCATCATCCAGCTCGGCCAGGCGCTGAACCTGTCGACGATCGCCGAGGGTATCGAGGACGCCGGGCAGCTCAGCGAGCTGACCGACGGCAACTGCGAGCTGGGGCAGGGCTACTACTTCGCGGAGCCGCTCAACGACAAGGCGCTCGGCGAGCTGCTCTTCCCGGGTAGCTGA
- the crcB gene encoding fluoride efflux transporter CrcB, with translation MTLLLVALGAAVGAPLRYLTDRAVQVRFGSAFPWGTFAVNVAGSLLLGLLVGLPVAPWLASLLGTGFCGALTTYSTFSYEVLHLGRAGGRPRAAAYAIGSVLAGLAAAGAGLLIAAAIA, from the coding sequence ATGACCCTGCTGCTGGTTGCCCTCGGCGCGGCGGTCGGCGCCCCGCTGCGTTACCTGACCGACCGGGCGGTGCAGGTCCGGTTCGGCTCGGCGTTCCCCTGGGGCACGTTCGCGGTCAACGTGGCGGGCTCGCTGCTGCTCGGCCTCCTCGTCGGGCTGCCCGTCGCGCCGTGGCTCGCGAGCCTGCTGGGCACCGGCTTCTGCGGCGCCCTGACGACGTACTCGACGTTCAGCTACGAGGTGCTGCACCTGGGCCGGGCCGGCGGCCGGCCGCGCGCCGCGGCGTACGCGATCGGCAGCGTCCTAGCCGGGCTCGCCGCCGCCGGCGCGGGCCTGCTCATCGCCGCGGCGATCGCCTGA
- a CDS encoding fluoride efflux transporter FluC, which produces MEPEPMDPDVDLSTPAGRAELGPHALPVLAAISAGGVLGALARWGIGAAWPHDPRAFAWSTWTINLTGCLLIGVLMVFVTRVWPRRRLIRPFWGVGVLGGYTTFSGASVDALRAAPGTGLIYVAATLVGALLAVWAGTAAGEAMVRR; this is translated from the coding sequence ATGGAGCCGGAACCGATGGATCCGGACGTCGACCTGAGCACCCCGGCCGGCCGCGCCGAGCTCGGCCCGCACGCGCTGCCGGTGCTGGCGGCGATCTCCGCCGGTGGCGTGCTCGGCGCACTGGCCCGCTGGGGCATCGGGGCGGCCTGGCCGCACGACCCGCGTGCCTTCGCCTGGTCGACGTGGACGATCAACCTGACCGGCTGCCTGCTGATCGGCGTCCTGATGGTGTTCGTCACGCGGGTGTGGCCGCGGCGGCGGCTGATCCGCCCGTTCTGGGGCGTCGGCGTGCTCGGCGGCTACACCACGTTCTCGGGCGCGTCCGTCGACGCCCTGCGGGCCGCGCCGGGCACGGGCCTGATCTACGTGGCGGCGACGCTTGTCGGCGCGCTGCTCGCGGTCTGGGCCGGCACCGCGGCCGGCGAGGCGATGGTCCGGCGATGA
- the pseI gene encoding pseudaminic acid synthase: MIVNDVEIGAGRRPYIVAEMSGNHNGSLDRALALVDAAAEAGAHAIKIQTYTADTMTVDVRHPRFRISQDHQLWGDQYLYQLYERAHTPWEWHEAIFEHARGRGLTPFSSPFDRTAVDLLEKLNAPMYKIASSEITDLPLIRLCAGTGKPLIISTGMADVREIAAAVDAARGAGARDLVVLSCTASYPAPPEHTNLRRIPVLAEAFGVPIGLSDHTLGIGVPIASVSFGACLIEKHVTLDRGDGGVDSAFSLEPAELGSLVVESERAWQALGTTAIGPTEAEKEGLRFRRSLYVVADVRAGDVVTEDNVRSIRPTGGLAPDAIGLVLGRTFTRDAAKGTPLTWDLI; encoded by the coding sequence GTGATCGTCAACGACGTGGAGATCGGTGCCGGCCGGCGGCCGTACATCGTGGCCGAGATGTCCGGCAACCACAACGGCTCCCTCGACCGGGCGCTGGCCCTGGTCGACGCCGCCGCCGAGGCGGGCGCGCACGCCATCAAGATCCAGACCTACACGGCCGACACCATGACCGTCGACGTCCGGCACCCGCGCTTCCGGATCTCCCAGGACCACCAGTTGTGGGGCGACCAGTACCTCTACCAGCTCTACGAGCGGGCGCACACCCCGTGGGAGTGGCACGAGGCGATCTTCGAGCACGCCCGGGGCCGGGGCCTGACCCCCTTCTCCAGCCCGTTCGACCGGACCGCCGTCGACCTGCTGGAGAAGCTGAACGCGCCGATGTACAAGATCGCGTCGTCGGAGATCACCGACCTGCCGTTGATCCGGCTCTGCGCGGGCACCGGCAAGCCGCTGATCATCTCGACCGGCATGGCCGACGTGCGGGAGATCGCCGCGGCGGTCGACGCGGCCCGCGGCGCCGGCGCCCGGGACCTGGTCGTGCTCTCCTGCACCGCGTCGTACCCGGCGCCGCCCGAGCACACCAACCTGCGCCGCATCCCGGTGCTGGCCGAGGCGTTCGGCGTGCCGATCGGCCTGAGCGACCATACGCTCGGCATCGGCGTGCCGATCGCCTCCGTGTCCTTCGGCGCCTGCCTGATCGAGAAGCACGTGACCCTGGACCGCGGCGACGGCGGCGTCGACTCCGCCTTCTCCCTCGAACCGGCCGAGCTGGGCAGCCTGGTCGTCGAGTCGGAGCGGGCCTGGCAGGCGCTGGGCACCACCGCCATCGGCCCGACCGAGGCGGAGAAGGAGGGCCTGCGGTTCCGCCGCTCCCTCTACGTGGTCGCCGACGTCCGGGCGGGCGACGTCGTCACCGAGGACAACGTCCGCTCCATCCGGCCCACCGGCGGACTGGCACCGGACGCCATCGGCCTGGTGCTCGGCCGCACCTTCACCCGGGACGCGGCCAAGGGCACGCCGCTCACCTGGGACCTGATCTGA
- a CDS encoding GNAT family N-acetyltransferase, protein MLRAAVDADRDIVLTWRNHPDVRAVSLTRHVIAPEEHARWWAGIAGDPDRHLLIHDDTGVVIFDTRADPPAWSFYLDVAGLGPNLLKAWMRLEREAVEYAFGDLGLTRLGGETLATNAPVLALHRRFGFTERRRYERLVDGTPQTVVWTERGKSQ, encoded by the coding sequence GTGCTGCGCGCCGCCGTCGACGCCGATCGCGACATCGTGCTCACCTGGCGTAACCATCCCGACGTGCGGGCGGTCAGCCTGACCCGGCACGTCATCGCGCCGGAGGAGCACGCGCGCTGGTGGGCGGGGATCGCCGGTGATCCGGACCGGCACCTGCTGATCCACGACGACACCGGCGTCGTCATCTTCGACACCCGCGCGGACCCGCCCGCCTGGAGCTTCTACCTCGACGTCGCGGGCCTGGGGCCGAACCTGCTCAAGGCCTGGATGCGGCTGGAGCGGGAGGCCGTGGAGTACGCCTTCGGCGACCTGGGGCTGACCCGGCTCGGCGGGGAGACCCTGGCGACCAACGCGCCGGTGCTCGCGCTGCACCGGCGCTTCGGCTTCACCGAGCGGCGCCGGTACGAGCGACTGGTCGACGGCACGCCGCAGACCGTGGTGTGGACCGAGAGAGGGAAATCGCAGTGA
- a CDS encoding putative bifunctional diguanylate cyclase/phosphodiesterase, which produces MGASEVPLARHDRLLRASGAIALVSLLLVIADYLHPFGPKLILWLPSSAGVIVVFLAFLRTAGTASLPEPTRRFWRHLTYAVAFVGAGTTVKAVDVLTTDDPRGPQSGMVMLAFCGAGVLCVVYALYRLPLGTRTSGEVLRVVLDASTLMLAAAVFVWHYATRDALNSGDRSAVYVSLFVTVITLFAVFALARFVVSSHLFVDNGALRLITFAMIVGSVGPLFRGPFEAVDPHLFPDLATTPIVYFLATFAAACQRGTAGTGLGLAPRRGVVAPRRRTFSLLPYAAVAAVDGLLIAVTMGRSTEETVVVAAAVLITALVVLRQLTAFHDNGRLLERLDHGAKHDALTQLPNRVLFNSRLQQALTAPGDRPVAVALIDLDDFKEVNDTLGHEVGDLLLVAVARRLADCVRAEDTVARLGGDEFVVVLDGADPAAADLAAGRMMNSLRQPVYADGHELPIRASIGIADGRSGDEASLLLRHADIAMYAAKKLPGTASLHYDASMAANGTEHAHLGAELREALENDQLFLLYQPIVSLDDGRIMGSEALIRWAHPTRGTCGPDSFIPVAERTGLIVPLGQWVMRTAFAQLASWISEHGDEAPGVMNVNVSARDLREPEFVDGMAALLKEFGLAPDRIVVEVTETMALEPGQSIINLHGLRDLGVRVSLDDFGTGHSTLTLLHECPIDEIKLDRSFTQAQVDGRPPVSAAVIHLAQVLGLHPVAEGVETAEQAEQLLALGYIAAQGYYFAPPMPADRFGELLRESGSLMPAPAWQAA; this is translated from the coding sequence ATGGGCGCGTCTGAGGTGCCTCTCGCGCGCCATGACCGGCTGCTGCGCGCCTCGGGCGCCATCGCGCTCGTGTCCCTGCTGCTGGTGATCGCCGACTACCTGCACCCGTTCGGACCGAAGCTGATCCTCTGGCTGCCGTCCTCGGCGGGGGTGATCGTCGTCTTCCTGGCCTTCCTCCGCACCGCCGGGACCGCGTCGCTGCCCGAGCCGACCCGCCGCTTCTGGCGGCACCTGACCTACGCGGTCGCCTTCGTCGGCGCCGGTACCACGGTCAAGGCCGTCGACGTGCTGACCACGGACGACCCGCGCGGCCCGCAGAGCGGGATGGTCATGCTGGCCTTCTGCGGCGCCGGCGTGCTGTGCGTCGTCTACGCCCTGTACCGGCTCCCGCTGGGCACGCGAACCTCGGGCGAGGTGCTCCGGGTCGTGCTCGACGCCAGCACCCTCATGCTGGCCGCGGCGGTCTTCGTCTGGCACTACGCGACCCGGGACGCGCTGAACAGCGGCGACCGCAGCGCCGTCTACGTGTCCCTCTTCGTCACCGTTATCACCCTGTTCGCCGTTTTCGCGCTGGCCAGGTTCGTGGTCTCCAGCCACCTCTTCGTCGACAACGGCGCCCTGCGGCTGATCACGTTCGCCATGATCGTCGGCTCGGTCGGGCCGCTGTTCCGCGGGCCGTTCGAGGCGGTCGATCCGCACCTCTTCCCCGACCTGGCCACGACGCCGATCGTCTACTTCCTGGCCACCTTCGCCGCGGCATGCCAGCGCGGCACCGCCGGCACCGGCCTCGGCCTCGCGCCGCGCCGTGGGGTCGTCGCACCGCGGCGCCGCACGTTCAGCCTGCTCCCGTACGCCGCCGTCGCCGCGGTCGACGGGCTGCTGATCGCCGTGACGATGGGCCGCAGCACCGAGGAGACCGTCGTGGTCGCCGCCGCCGTGCTGATCACGGCGCTCGTGGTGCTGCGCCAGCTCACCGCCTTCCACGACAACGGCCGGCTGCTGGAGCGCCTCGACCACGGCGCCAAGCACGACGCCCTGACCCAGCTGCCGAACCGGGTGCTGTTCAACTCCCGGCTACAGCAGGCCCTGACCGCGCCGGGCGACCGGCCGGTCGCGGTGGCGCTCATCGACCTGGACGACTTCAAAGAGGTCAACGACACCCTCGGGCACGAGGTCGGCGACCTGCTGCTGGTCGCCGTCGCGCGGCGCCTCGCCGACTGCGTCCGCGCCGAGGACACCGTCGCCCGCCTCGGCGGCGACGAGTTCGTCGTGGTCCTGGACGGCGCCGACCCGGCCGCCGCGGACCTGGCCGCCGGACGGATGATGAACTCGCTCCGCCAGCCCGTCTACGCCGACGGCCACGAGCTGCCGATCCGCGCCAGCATCGGCATCGCCGACGGCCGCTCCGGCGACGAGGCCTCACTGCTGCTGCGGCACGCCGACATCGCGATGTACGCGGCGAAGAAGCTGCCCGGCACGGCCAGCCTGCACTACGACGCGAGCATGGCCGCGAACGGCACGGAGCACGCCCACCTCGGCGCGGAGCTGCGCGAGGCGCTCGAGAACGATCAGCTCTTCCTGCTCTACCAGCCCATCGTCTCGCTGGACGACGGCCGGATCATGGGCTCCGAGGCGCTGATCCGCTGGGCGCACCCGACCCGCGGCACCTGCGGTCCGGACAGCTTCATCCCGGTCGCCGAGCGCACCGGCCTGATCGTCCCGCTCGGCCAGTGGGTGATGCGCACGGCGTTCGCCCAGCTCGCGAGCTGGATCAGCGAGCACGGCGACGAGGCGCCGGGCGTCATGAACGTCAACGTGTCGGCCCGCGACCTGCGCGAGCCCGAGTTCGTGGACGGCATGGCGGCCCTGCTCAAGGAGTTCGGCCTGGCACCGGACCGCATCGTCGTCGAGGTGACCGAGACGATGGCCCTGGAACCGGGCCAGTCGATCATCAACCTGCACGGGCTGCGGGACCTGGGTGTGCGGGTGTCGCTCGACGACTTCGGCACCGGCCACTCGACCCTGACGCTGCTGCACGAATGCCCGATCGACGAGATCAAGCTGGACCGCTCGTTCACCCAGGCGCAGGTCGACGGCCGTCCGCCGGTCTCCGCCGCGGTGATCCACCTGGCGCAGGTGCTGGGCCTGCACCCGGTCGCGGAGGGTGTCGAGACGGCCGAGCAGGCGGAGCAGTTGCTGGCGCTGGGGTACATCGCCGCGCAGGGGTACTACTTCGCGCCGCCGATGCCGGCGGACCGGTTCGGCGAGCTGCTGCGGGAGTCGGGATCGCTGATGCCGGCACCGGCGTGGCAGGCCGCATAG
- a CDS encoding CsbD family protein encodes MGAEDKIDNKAEELGGKVKEGVGRATDDERLEAEGKADQSTSKLKQAGENIKDAFKS; translated from the coding sequence ATGGGTGCCGAAGACAAGATCGACAACAAGGCCGAAGAGCTGGGCGGCAAGGTCAAGGAGGGCGTCGGCCGGGCGACCGACGACGAGCGCCTCGAAGCCGAAGGCAAGGCGGACCAGAGCACGTCGAAGCTCAAGCAGGCCGGCGAGAACATCAAGGACGCTTTCAAGAGCTGA
- a CDS encoding MMPL family transporter, with the protein MKQTENVTGFAARAALWSARHRTVAILGWIAFVVGITIASGQIGSHEATMADQGHGESGRADRIVEQAGFPVRPAGEMVLIQGADRDKAVADVTKTLTGRAGVAAVAEPLVSPDGGSTLVPFTMSGDPETAKDRVLPLLDAVAEVQQRHPGVLVAEAGDASGDKLIGDSLDEGLTRLSMLSIPVSLGILLVAFGAVVAAVLPVGLAVTAVVAAFGLLAGASRFAPTVDETMHVMLLVGLAVGVDYCLFYIRRERDERRNGADPHRALVIAAQTSGRSIWISGLTVIVAMSGMFFTQDATFTSFAVGTILVVATAVLGSLTVLPALLSALGDRVDALKIPGLYRRRNEGRVWGAVLRVVLARPLISTVLAVGVLGVLAAPMLDMRTKGESIEDVSPNSSIVQTYVKINEAFPSETVPAEVVVKAPTVRGARFDAALADFRRAAAATGQLREPIDVRVNPAGTVAVVSVGLAGNGSDRTSERAVELLRGGVATDAFGKVPGATVAVTGDTAGSMDFNKRLDESLPWVFGFVLGLAFLLLLVSFRSVVVAVTGVVLNLLSVAAAYGMLVFIFQYGHFESLLEFKSGGGITNWMPLFLFIILFGLSMDYHVFVLSRIREGHDRGLPTRQAVSQGIGGTAGVITSAAVVMVAVFALFATLPLTATKELGVGLAAAVLLDATIIRAVLLPGVMALLGEKNWWLPRWLGWLPEIAHEPPPAVEPEAQDRELVPTA; encoded by the coding sequence ATGAAGCAAACGGAGAATGTCACCGGATTCGCGGCACGGGCCGCGCTGTGGAGTGCGCGGCATCGCACCGTCGCGATACTCGGATGGATCGCCTTCGTCGTCGGCATCACCATCGCGAGTGGACAGATCGGCTCTCACGAGGCGACGATGGCCGACCAGGGGCACGGGGAATCGGGCCGGGCCGACAGGATCGTCGAGCAGGCCGGCTTCCCGGTCCGGCCGGCCGGCGAGATGGTCCTGATCCAGGGCGCGGACCGGGACAAGGCCGTCGCCGACGTCACGAAGACCCTGACCGGCCGGGCGGGCGTCGCCGCCGTCGCCGAGCCGCTGGTCTCGCCGGACGGCGGGTCGACGCTCGTGCCGTTCACCATGAGCGGCGACCCGGAGACCGCCAAGGACCGGGTCCTGCCCCTGCTCGACGCCGTTGCCGAGGTGCAGCAGCGGCACCCCGGCGTGCTCGTCGCGGAGGCGGGCGACGCCAGCGGCGACAAGCTCATCGGCGACTCGCTCGACGAGGGGCTGACCCGGCTGTCGATGCTCTCCATCCCGGTCTCGCTCGGCATCCTGCTCGTCGCGTTCGGGGCGGTCGTCGCCGCCGTGCTGCCGGTCGGCCTCGCCGTCACCGCCGTCGTCGCCGCGTTCGGCCTGCTCGCGGGGGCGAGCCGATTCGCGCCGACCGTCGACGAGACGATGCACGTGATGCTGCTTGTCGGCCTCGCGGTCGGCGTCGACTACTGCCTGTTCTACATCCGCCGGGAGCGCGACGAGCGCCGCAACGGCGCCGATCCGCATCGGGCGCTGGTCATCGCCGCGCAGACGTCCGGCCGGTCGATCTGGATCTCCGGCCTGACCGTCATCGTGGCCATGTCCGGCATGTTCTTCACCCAGGACGCCACGTTCACCAGCTTCGCGGTCGGCACGATCCTGGTGGTGGCCACCGCGGTGCTCGGCTCGCTGACCGTGCTCCCCGCGCTGCTCTCGGCGCTGGGCGACCGGGTCGACGCGCTCAAGATCCCGGGCCTGTACCGCCGGCGCAACGAGGGCCGGGTCTGGGGTGCGGTGCTGCGGGTCGTGCTGGCCCGGCCGCTGATCTCCACGGTGCTGGCCGTCGGCGTGCTGGGCGTGCTCGCCGCGCCGATGCTCGACATGCGGACCAAGGGCGAGAGCATCGAGGACGTGTCGCCGAACTCGTCGATCGTGCAGACCTACGTGAAGATCAACGAGGCCTTCCCGAGCGAGACCGTACCGGCCGAGGTGGTCGTCAAGGCGCCGACCGTGCGCGGCGCGCGGTTCGACGCCGCGCTCGCGGACTTCCGCCGGGCCGCGGCGGCGACCGGCCAGCTCCGCGAGCCGATCGACGTGCGGGTCAACCCGGCGGGCACGGTCGCGGTCGTCTCGGTCGGCCTGGCCGGCAACGGCAGCGACCGCACCTCGGAACGCGCCGTTGAGCTGCTGCGCGGCGGCGTGGCGACGGACGCCTTCGGCAAGGTGCCGGGCGCGACGGTCGCCGTCACCGGTGACACCGCCGGGAGCATGGACTTCAACAAGCGGCTGGACGAGTCCCTGCCGTGGGTGTTCGGCTTCGTCCTGGGGCTGGCGTTCCTGCTCCTGCTGGTCTCGTTCCGCTCGGTGGTGGTCGCGGTCACCGGCGTGGTGCTCAACCTGCTGTCGGTCGCGGCGGCCTACGGAATGCTGGTCTTCATCTTCCAGTACGGCCACTTCGAGTCGTTGCTGGAATTCAAGTCCGGCGGCGGCATCACCAACTGGATGCCGCTGTTCCTCTTCATCATCCTGTTCGGACTCTCGATGGACTACCACGTCTTCGTGCTGAGCCGGATCCGTGAGGGCCACGACCGGGGCCTGCCGACCCGCCAGGCGGTCTCACAGGGCATCGGCGGCACGGCGGGCGTGATCACCAGCGCCGCGGTGGTCATGGTGGCGGTCTTCGCGCTCTTCGCGACCCTCCCGCTCACCGCCACCAAGGAACTGGGCGTAGGCCTGGCGGCGGCGGTCCTGCTGGACGCGACAATCATCCGCGCCGTGCTGCTGCCGGGGGTGATGGCCCTGCTGGGCGAGAAGAACTGGTGGCTACCCCGCTGGCTCGGCTGGCTCCCGGAAATCGCCCACGAACCACCCCCGGCGGTGGAGCCGGAGGCGCAGGACCGGGAACTGGTCCCGACGGCCTGA
- a CDS encoding response regulator produces MRVVIADDAVLLREGLIRLVEENDCTVVAAVGDGPSLVEAITTYRPDVSIVDVRMPPTHTDEGLRAAVEARGKVPGSPVLVLSQYVEVEYADDLLADRLGAVGYLLKDRVAEIAEFMDALRRVSAGGTVLDPEVVGQLLVRRRRDDPLRNLTPREREVLGLMAEGRSNTAIARKIVVTEGAVEKHVRNIFTKLDLAPDTEQHRRVLAVLAYLQS; encoded by the coding sequence ATGCGGGTGGTGATAGCCGACGACGCCGTGCTCTTGCGCGAGGGTCTGATCCGGCTGGTGGAAGAGAACGACTGCACCGTCGTCGCGGCCGTCGGCGACGGTCCGTCGCTCGTCGAGGCGATCACCACCTATCGGCCGGACGTGTCCATCGTGGACGTCCGGATGCCGCCGACCCACACCGACGAGGGGCTGCGCGCCGCCGTCGAGGCCCGGGGCAAGGTGCCCGGCAGCCCGGTGCTGGTGCTCTCGCAGTACGTCGAGGTCGAGTACGCCGACGACCTGCTCGCCGACCGCCTGGGTGCGGTCGGCTATCTGCTCAAGGACCGGGTCGCGGAGATCGCCGAGTTCATGGACGCGCTGCGCCGGGTGTCGGCCGGCGGCACCGTGCTCGACCCCGAGGTCGTCGGCCAGCTGCTGGTCCGGCGCCGCCGCGACGACCCGCTGCGCAACCTCACCCCACGCGAGCGCGAGGTCCTCGGCCTGATGGCGGAGGGCCGCTCCAACACGGCGATCGCCCGCAAGATCGTGGTGACCGAGGGCGCGGTGGAGAAGCACGTCCGCAACATCTTCACCAAGCTCGATCTCGCCCCCGACACCGAGCAGCACCGCCGGGTGCTGGCAGTGCTGGCCTACCTGCAGTCGTAG